The proteins below come from a single Natranaerofaba carboxydovora genomic window:
- the rbfA gene encoding 30S ribosome-binding factor RbfA, which produces MDSSRKNRMQEEVKKTVSEIVQKEAKDPDIGFVTITNVDLSGDLRHAKVYVSVYGDEEQRQKTLDALERATGFVRSELGNRMRFKHVPELIFKFDASIEHGDNINKILRELDLGKDDRETDEEADKDE; this is translated from the coding sequence ATGGATTCATCCAGAAAAAATAGAATGCAAGAAGAAGTAAAAAAAACAGTGAGTGAGATAGTTCAAAAAGAAGCTAAAGATCCAGATATTGGTTTTGTAACAATAACTAATGTAGACCTTTCAGGTGATCTTAGACATGCGAAAGTTTATGTAAGTGTTTATGGTGATGAAGAGCAGCGTCAAAAAACTTTAGATGCTCTTGAAAGGGCAACCGGTTTTGTAAGAAGTGAACTTGGAAACAGAATGAGATTTAAACATGTACCGGAATTAATTTTTAAATTTGATGCTTCTATAGAGCATGGTGATAATATTAATAAAATTTTGCGAGAACTTGATCTGGGAAAAGATGATAGGGAAACCGATGAAGAGGCTGATAAAGATGAGTAA
- a CDS encoding DHH family phosphoesterase — MSKSDVISKLNELEKFVITCHVSADGDAIGSANGLGLLLEKLGKEVLIIYPEEIPEKYKFLPKPENIEIFEESQNKTKKTQALITLDSSDRDRVEFVAGQVDYDVLINIDHHPTNTMFGQLNLVEPDKAATCQVIFDLLESSKDKLDIDLDKDIATSLYAGILTDTGCFKFENADQKAFEAATRLISYGVETHVVAREIYESMSVKTFYFIRDLLNTLKISEDNKISWLSCSKDLLDKYEAGSDELEGVINFPKSLKPVEFAVLFKETEEGYTKVGMRSNRYDVGKIASEYQGGGHKRAAGCLLKLSLGEARDEIIDRLKRELKGGN, encoded by the coding sequence ATGAGTAAATCAGATGTTATATCGAAATTAAATGAGTTAGAAAAATTTGTGATCACATGTCATGTTAGTGCGGATGGTGATGCTATAGGCTCCGCAAATGGTCTCGGGTTATTATTAGAAAAACTAGGCAAAGAAGTTTTGATAATATATCCTGAAGAAATACCTGAAAAGTATAAATTCTTGCCCAAACCTGAAAATATAGAGATATTTGAAGAAAGCCAAAACAAAACAAAAAAGACCCAGGCACTAATAACTCTGGACTCAAGTGATAGAGATCGCGTTGAATTTGTTGCAGGTCAGGTGGATTATGATGTGTTGATAAATATAGATCATCATCCAACTAATACCATGTTTGGGCAGCTAAACTTGGTTGAACCTGATAAAGCTGCTACCTGTCAAGTTATTTTTGATCTGCTTGAGTCTTCAAAAGATAAATTGGATATAGATTTGGATAAAGATATAGCTACCAGCTTATATGCTGGAATACTCACAGATACTGGTTGCTTTAAGTTTGAAAATGCTGACCAAAAAGCTTTTGAAGCTGCAACCAGGCTCATAAGTTATGGTGTTGAGACACATGTGGTAGCCAGAGAAATATATGAATCCATGTCGGTTAAAACTTTTTATTTCATTAGAGATTTACTTAATACTTTGAAGATAAGCGAAGATAACAAAATTTCCTGGCTTTCCTGCAGTAAAGATTTATTAGATAAATATGAAGCAGGAAGTGATGAACTTGAGGGAGTCATAAATTTTCCTAAAAGTTTAAAGCCTGTTGAATTTGCAGTCCTTTTTAAAGAAACAGAAGAAGGCTACACTAAAGTGGGAATGCGTTCTAACAGATATGATGTTGGGAAAATAGCCAGTGAATATCAAGGTGGAGGTCACAAAAGAGCCGCAGGTTGTCTCTTAAAACTTTCGTTAGGTGAAGCTAGAGATGAAATCATAGATCGCTTGAAAAGAGAACTAAAAGGGGGAAATTAG
- the truB gene encoding tRNA pseudouridine(55) synthase TruB, giving the protein MKGILNLLKPPGSTSHDMVDQVRKKLQIKKIGHTGTLDPGACGVLPLIIGKATKISDYIISQDKEYIFELTLGVSTDTLDGEGNILEEVPVTEKNEKQLLDGYQKLIGSMKQVPPMYSAIKRGGKKLYELARNGETVNREPRDVSIYDLQLKHTYLHKNKKRFLFKVNCSKGTYIRVLAEDLAKIAGTIGYMSFLLRTKAGNFTIDNAIRYEEFIDARDEDLYNYIVTMDKALVEFPRVKLNEKKSRFFRSGNAVDISIPDTIEPSLYRIYDENEEFLGLGREISHGKLKPEKVLV; this is encoded by the coding sequence TTGAAAGGGATATTAAATCTTTTAAAACCCCCGGGGTCAACTTCTCATGACATGGTAGACCAGGTGAGAAAAAAATTACAGATTAAAAAAATTGGACATACAGGGACATTAGACCCAGGAGCCTGTGGGGTTCTTCCCCTTATTATTGGCAAGGCAACAAAAATTAGTGATTATATTATTAGCCAGGATAAAGAATATATTTTCGAATTAACCCTTGGGGTTAGTACCGATACTCTAGATGGTGAGGGAAATATACTAGAAGAAGTACCAGTTACAGAAAAGAATGAAAAACAGCTCCTTGATGGGTACCAAAAATTAATCGGATCAATGAAACAAGTACCTCCAATGTATTCTGCAATCAAAAGAGGTGGCAAAAAACTATATGAACTTGCTAGAAATGGCGAAACCGTAAACCGAGAACCCAGAGATGTAAGTATATATGATCTACAGTTAAAACATACTTATTTACATAAAAATAAGAAAAGGTTTTTATTTAAAGTGAACTGCTCTAAAGGTACATATATTAGAGTTTTGGCTGAGGACTTAGCTAAAATAGCTGGAACTATTGGATATATGTCTTTTCTACTGCGCACAAAGGCAGGCAACTTTACCATAGATAATGCTATAAGATATGAAGAATTTATTGATGCAAGAGATGAAGACTTGTACAATTATATTGTTACTATGGACAAGGCTTTAGTTGAATTTCCAAGGGTTAAATTAAATGAAAAGAAAAGTAGGTTTTTTAGATCAGGAAATGCAGTTGATATAAGTATACCAGATACTATTGAACCTTCTTTATATAGAATTTATGATGAAAATGAAGAATTCCTGGGACTTGGTAGGGAAATCTCACATGGAAAATTAAAACCAGAAAAAGTGCTAGTTTAG
- a CDS encoding bifunctional riboflavin kinase/FAD synthetase: MKVMNYENYIKGKYEKKTWIALGNFDGVHVAHQQILKDAAAHAKEYGTIPTVLLFEPHPEIYFKDRKDFLLTTFEEKIEKIRQCGIELAVVKDFETEFAKKSPLEFAKWIKESLNAAGVSIGYDYTFGAKKQGKAEDLMAYGKSLNFWISTVPPVKSEDQIPISSSLCRELLKNGRPDEASKYLNSPYNISGPVVKGDGRGKTLGFPTANIEPPANKLLPCRGVYLVKVRKNNESHWGICNIGLRPTFDKKIDTIEIHLLDFDEIIYDCSLTLYFIEYIRPEKYFETPDALAIQMEKDLNVAKDKISKSLH, from the coding sequence ATGAAAGTGATGAACTATGAAAACTATATTAAAGGAAAATATGAAAAGAAAACTTGGATAGCGCTAGGTAATTTTGATGGAGTTCATGTAGCACATCAACAAATATTGAAAGATGCAGCTGCACATGCTAAAGAATATGGAACTATCCCGACTGTATTATTGTTTGAACCTCATCCCGAAATTTATTTTAAAGATAGAAAAGATTTTTTACTAACAACTTTTGAAGAAAAAATAGAAAAGATAAGACAGTGTGGTATAGAGCTAGCTGTAGTTAAAGATTTTGAAACAGAGTTTGCAAAGAAATCACCTTTGGAGTTTGCTAAATGGATTAAAGAAAGCTTAAATGCAGCTGGAGTATCTATTGGCTATGATTATACTTTTGGTGCTAAAAAACAGGGCAAAGCAGAAGATTTGATGGCTTATGGCAAGTCTTTGAATTTTTGGATATCAACTGTTCCTCCTGTAAAATCAGAAGATCAAATCCCAATTAGCAGCAGCTTATGCCGCGAGCTACTAAAAAACGGTAGACCAGATGAAGCATCTAAGTATTTAAATAGTCCCTATAATATAAGTGGGCCTGTTGTAAAAGGAGACGGCAGGGGCAAGACCCTTGGTTTTCCAACTGCTAATATTGAACCTCCTGCTAATAAACTTTTACCATGTAGGGGAGTATATTTAGTAAAAGTAAGAAAAAATAACGAAAGTCATTGGGGAATATGTAATATAGGTCTAAGGCCTACATTTGACAAAAAGATCGATACGATAGAGATACATCTTTTGGATTTTGATGAAATAATCTATGATTGCAGCCTTACTCTTTACTTTATAGAGTATATTAGACCAGAGAAGTATTTTGAAACCCCTGATGCATTAGCAATACAGATGGAAAAGGACCTAAATGTAGCAAAAGATAAAATATCTAAATCTTTACATTGA
- the rpsO gene encoding 30S ribosomal protein S15, translated as MALPTEKKQEIIEKYKLHDSDTGSPEVQIAILTEKINTLNEHLKIHKKDHHSRRGLLKMVGKRRKLLDYLKSYSVDRYVEITKKLGLRK; from the coding sequence TTGGCTTTACCAACAGAAAAGAAACAAGAAATAATTGAGAAGTACAAGCTGCATGATTCTGATACAGGATCACCAGAAGTACAAATTGCAATCCTAACTGAAAAAATCAACACTCTAAACGAGCATTTGAAGATTCACAAAAAGGATCATCATTCAAGGCGAGGACTACTAAAAATGGTCGGTAAAAGAAGAAAGCTTCTTGACTATCTAAAAAGTTACTCGGTTGACCGTTATGTTGAAATCACCAAAAAACTTGGTTTACGAAAATAA
- a CDS encoding polyribonucleotide nucleotidyltransferase, which produces MPEYSMELNGRKLLLETGKFAKQANGAVTVRYGNTVVLVTATASDEPREGIDFFPLTVDYEERLYAVGKIPGGFIKREGRPTDKATLAARLTDRPLRPLFPDGFRNAVHIVVTVLSVDQDCSPEIAGIIGASAALTISDIPFHGPIAAVNVGKDENGLVINPPYDEEEEHDLDLVVAGTKDAIMMVEAGANEIPKNEMIEAIMTGHEAIKKIIELQVEMAKDNAVEKMEVYLEQPEEELVNKINEFCLDRIKESLNIVDKKERETAVDKVKDEVMEHFIEEDSPSEHSNKVKMAFEKILKNEMRRMIIQENLRVDGRRQDEIREISCEVDLLPNTHGSGLFTRGQTQVLDVCTLGALGDMQMLDGLDLEESKRYMHHYNFPPFSVGEAGFMRGPSRREIGHGFLAERAVYPMIPSQENFPYTIRLVSEVLESNGSTSMGSVCASSLSLMDAGVPIKRPVSGIAMGLIKEDDEIAILSDIQGIEDFLGDMDFKVAGTEEGITALQMDIKIEGITREILEQAINRGREGYLYILEEMKKVIAAPRDQLSPQAPRVITKQISPDKIRDVIGPGGKMINKIIDETGVKIDIEPDGKVYISSDDAESAEKALKTIDQLTKEAKPGDIFLGKVKRTENYGAFVEILPGKEGLIHISKLAEERVNKTEDIVKVGDEVLVKVLNIDDKGRINLSRKDAIEEKDKDIDKDKSKEKAKFKNKS; this is translated from the coding sequence ATGCCTGAATATAGTATGGAATTGAATGGTAGAAAACTTCTGTTAGAAACAGGAAAGTTTGCCAAACAGGCTAATGGGGCTGTAACTGTTAGATATGGAAATACAGTAGTACTTGTTACTGCTACAGCTTCTGATGAACCACGAGAGGGAATAGATTTTTTCCCATTGACAGTAGATTATGAAGAAAGGCTTTATGCTGTGGGAAAGATTCCGGGAGGATTCATCAAGCGCGAAGGTAGACCTACAGATAAAGCAACTTTGGCAGCAAGATTAACAGATCGTCCTTTAAGGCCTCTTTTTCCAGATGGTTTTAGGAATGCGGTTCATATAGTTGTTACTGTACTTAGCGTAGACCAGGACTGCTCGCCAGAAATTGCTGGTATCATAGGGGCCTCTGCAGCCTTAACGATATCTGACATACCATTTCATGGACCTATTGCTGCAGTAAATGTAGGAAAAGATGAAAATGGACTTGTGATAAACCCACCATATGATGAAGAGGAAGAACATGACCTAGACCTGGTTGTTGCAGGGACTAAAGATGCCATAATGATGGTTGAAGCTGGTGCTAATGAAATCCCGAAGAATGAGATGATAGAAGCTATAATGACAGGCCATGAAGCCATAAAAAAAATAATTGAACTTCAAGTAGAGATGGCTAAAGATAACGCAGTAGAAAAGATGGAAGTTTATTTAGAACAACCAGAGGAAGAGCTGGTTAACAAAATTAACGAGTTTTGTTTGGATAGGATAAAAGAATCCTTAAATATAGTAGACAAAAAAGAAAGAGAAACAGCTGTAGATAAGGTTAAAGACGAAGTAATGGAGCATTTTATAGAAGAAGATTCTCCTTCTGAACATAGCAACAAGGTTAAAATGGCTTTTGAAAAGATTTTAAAGAACGAGATGCGAAGAATGATCATTCAGGAGAACTTGAGAGTAGATGGAAGACGCCAGGATGAGATAAGAGAGATTTCGTGTGAAGTTGACTTATTACCTAACACCCATGGATCAGGACTTTTCACCCGTGGGCAAACCCAGGTACTAGATGTTTGTACACTAGGAGCATTAGGTGATATGCAGATGCTAGATGGGCTTGACTTGGAAGAGTCTAAGAGATATATGCATCACTATAACTTTCCGCCCTTTAGTGTAGGCGAAGCAGGCTTTATGCGCGGCCCTAGTAGAAGAGAAATTGGGCATGGATTTTTGGCTGAGAGAGCTGTGTATCCAATGATCCCATCTCAGGAAAACTTCCCTTATACAATAAGGTTAGTTAGTGAAGTGTTAGAATCTAATGGATCAACATCTATGGGAAGTGTATGTGCAAGCTCATTATCGCTTATGGATGCAGGGGTTCCTATCAAGAGACCTGTATCAGGAATTGCAATGGGTTTAATCAAAGAAGATGATGAGATAGCTATTTTGAGTGATATTCAGGGGATTGAAGACTTTTTAGGAGATATGGACTTTAAGGTTGCTGGTACAGAAGAAGGCATTACCGCTCTTCAGATGGATATCAAGATTGAAGGTATTACCAGAGAAATATTAGAACAGGCGATAAATCGTGGCAGAGAAGGTTATCTTTACATCCTTGAAGAAATGAAAAAGGTTATAGCGGCGCCAAGAGATCAACTATCTCCTCAAGCACCTAGAGTTATAACAAAGCAGATCTCACCTGACAAAATAAGAGACGTAATTGGTCCGGGTGGAAAAATGATTAATAAGATTATAGATGAAACAGGTGTAAAAATCGATATAGAACCTGATGGTAAGGTTTATATCTCGTCTGATGATGCTGAAAGTGCTGAGAAGGCACTTAAAACAATTGATCAGCTAACTAAAGAAGCAAAGCCAGGAGATATCTTCTTAGGCAAGGTTAAAAGAACTGAAAATTACGGAGCCTTCGTAGAAATATTACCAGGTAAAGAAGGGTTAATTCACATTTCAAAACTGGCTGAAGAAAGAGTAAATAAAACTGAAGATATAGTAAAAGTAGGAGATGAAGTTTTGGTCAAAGTGCTTAATATTGATGATAAAGGTAGAATAAATCTTTCTAGAAAAGATGCGATTGAAGAAAAGGATAAAGATATTGACAAAGATAAAAGTAAAGAAAAAGCAAAGTTTAAAAATAAGAGTTAG
- a CDS encoding polysaccharide deacetylase family protein, giving the protein MRKRKLIIGLLILKLALIFFFMNFDNSIEKDDNAISPGVKLENVPLEKELGVKPDEDETKEFIKNHTKDLEIEPENAYIDPSTGGIVPGTTGKVVDTEKTLNNIYKAKKGENVSPVFTTVEPSENTNDLTPAPIYQGNPNIKKVSFICNVAWGSEHIDELIEVLDKHEVKISFFLEGRWAKNNPQKTKFIFDKGHEIGNHAYSHYNMSTIDRNLIKEEINKTSETIESIIDEEVKLFGPPAGDFDDRVLEVADDLGVYTVMWSLDTIDWMEPGIDYMTDKILDGIHPGAFILMHPTEDTVTALDEILSGLKEKSYKVVPVSEQLGVDIYEN; this is encoded by the coding sequence ATGAGAAAAAGAAAATTAATAATTGGTTTATTAATTTTAAAGCTGGCCTTGATTTTCTTTTTCATGAATTTTGATAATAGCATTGAAAAAGATGATAATGCAATATCTCCAGGGGTAAAGTTAGAAAACGTCCCTCTCGAAAAAGAACTTGGTGTAAAACCTGATGAAGACGAAACAAAAGAATTTATTAAAAACCATACAAAAGATTTGGAAATAGAACCTGAAAACGCTTATATAGACCCTTCTACAGGAGGGATAGTTCCAGGTACAACAGGTAAAGTGGTTGATACCGAAAAAACTTTAAATAATATTTATAAGGCAAAAAAAGGAGAAAATGTATCCCCCGTTTTTACCACTGTAGAACCTTCTGAAAATACCAATGATTTAACTCCCGCACCTATCTATCAGGGTAATCCCAATATTAAAAAAGTATCTTTTATATGCAACGTTGCCTGGGGTAGTGAACATATCGATGAATTAATTGAAGTTTTGGATAAACATGAAGTGAAAATCTCATTTTTCTTAGAAGGCAGATGGGCCAAAAATAATCCGCAAAAGACTAAATTTATCTTTGATAAAGGGCATGAAATAGGAAATCATGCATATAGCCACTATAATATGAGCACAATCGATAGGAACTTAATAAAAGAGGAGATTAATAAAACCAGTGAAACTATAGAAAGCATTATTGATGAAGAAGTTAAACTTTTTGGACCTCCTGCAGGAGATTTTGATGATAGAGTTCTTGAAGTGGCTGATGATCTTGGTGTATATACTGTAATGTGGAGTCTCGATACGATTGACTGGATGGAGCCTGGAATTGATTATATGACTGACAAGATATTGGATGGTATTCATCCGGGAGCATTTATTTTGATGCACCCTACTGAAGATACAGTTACAGCTTTAGATGAAATTTTGTCAGGCTTAAAAGAAAAGTCATATAAAGTTGTTCCGGTATCAGAACAGTTGGGGGTAGATATATATGAAAATTAG
- a CDS encoding VanW family protein, whose product MKIRFISVLLSKKKLLLLLVFILIVGLMVKLDGIEKIQRSIYGVERGVYLYDIELAGLFEEEVEELVRELAKEVDKPYRDAYIDDETGEITDETIGEKVLIGKTVENIMNASKNTEVKLETMPLYPRLSSNILESIEHEISGYSTGIGPGGGAGRVTNIEVATNDVNNTVIWPGEVFSFNGETLPRTWEEGYRFAPIIVGDSVVNGIGGGVCQVSSTLYNVVLEAGLEVVERYPHGEPVDYVPPGRDATVAGDYLDLKFRNNTENFLLIKGEASGGVVSFTLLADDEELSSLN is encoded by the coding sequence ATGAAAATTAGGTTTATTTCAGTTTTACTTTCTAAAAAAAAGTTATTATTACTTCTTGTTTTTATTCTAATTGTTGGTTTAATGGTCAAATTAGATGGTATAGAAAAAATACAGCGTTCTATTTATGGGGTTGAAAGAGGGGTCTATCTTTATGATATAGAATTGGCAGGATTATTTGAAGAAGAAGTTGAAGAATTAGTAAGGGAACTGGCTAAAGAAGTGGATAAACCATACAGAGATGCATATATAGATGATGAAACCGGGGAAATAACCGATGAGACGATCGGAGAAAAGGTATTGATCGGTAAGACAGTAGAAAATATCATGAATGCATCAAAAAACACAGAAGTTAAACTTGAAACAATGCCTCTATATCCTAGACTATCTAGTAATATATTAGAATCAATCGAACATGAAATTTCAGGTTATTCTACAGGAATAGGTCCAGGAGGCGGTGCAGGTAGGGTTACTAATATTGAAGTGGCTACGAACGATGTAAATAATACTGTTATTTGGCCGGGAGAGGTATTTTCATTTAATGGGGAAACTCTACCAAGAACGTGGGAAGAAGGTTATCGCTTCGCTCCGATTATAGTTGGTGATTCTGTGGTAAATGGAATAGGCGGAGGAGTTTGTCAGGTTTCATCTACTTTATATAATGTTGTTCTCGAAGCTGGGCTTGAGGTGGTCGAGAGATATCCTCATGGTGAACCAGTTGATTATGTACCACCTGGAAGAGATGCTACAGTTGCAGGGGATTACTTAGATCTAAAGTTTAGAAATAATACCGAAAACTTTTTACTTATCAAAGGAGAGGCTAGTGGTGGAGTTGTTTCATTTACATTACTTGCAGACGACGAAGAATTATCATCGCTTAATTAG
- a CDS encoding M16 family metallopeptidase: MYYSTNLDNKIEVIAEKVENIRSISLGIWLKSGSRFENPDFNGVSHFMEHMLFKGTKNRSPQDIANEIDDIAGEMNAFTTREYTCVYLKVIDEYFEKGLEIVADVFFNSVFPEEEIEKERQVILEEIKMYNDSPEDQVYDLMLDSCYGGHPLAFNVLGDKNTINNIDKNFLVDYYINGFLSRDIVISVAGNIEPQKATSIIKKYFDKKRLNDAHLNAGSPVYQTDDKYKYKDIEQAHYCLALPGIAYNDEKIYQLSLLNNILGGSMSSRLFQNVRELKGLAYSVYSYPLAFHDTGILIVYAGVSPENIEQTGEIIWDNLEGLAGRRENMNITSRELERAKAQVKGSIIFSLESTNSRMMRLGYSKLLKGKVFTPDEIIEKIDKIKLSDLEKLADQLFVPGKLSTALIGPVNNAYNPVK, from the coding sequence TTGTACTATTCGACCAATCTTGATAACAAAATAGAGGTTATCGCAGAGAAAGTAGAAAATATAAGGTCAATTTCTTTAGGGATATGGCTTAAGAGTGGTAGTAGATTTGAAAATCCTGATTTTAACGGTGTTTCTCATTTTATGGAGCATATGCTTTTTAAAGGAACAAAAAATAGGAGCCCGCAGGATATAGCAAATGAGATTGATGATATTGCGGGTGAGATGAATGCTTTTACAACAAGAGAGTACACCTGTGTGTACTTAAAGGTTATTGATGAGTATTTTGAAAAAGGATTAGAAATTGTTGCAGATGTTTTTTTTAACTCCGTTTTTCCAGAAGAAGAGATAGAAAAAGAAAGACAGGTAATATTAGAAGAAATAAAAATGTATAATGACAGTCCTGAAGATCAAGTATATGATCTAATGTTAGATTCTTGTTATGGAGGTCATCCACTGGCATTTAATGTTCTTGGAGATAAAAATACTATAAATAATATAGACAAAAACTTCTTAGTGGACTATTATATCAATGGCTTCTTGTCCCGTGATATTGTTATTTCTGTAGCAGGTAATATTGAGCCTCAGAAAGCTACTTCTATTATAAAAAAATATTTTGATAAGAAAAGGTTAAATGATGCTCATTTAAATGCTGGGAGTCCTGTATATCAAACTGATGATAAATACAAGTATAAGGATATTGAACAGGCTCACTACTGCCTTGCTCTTCCGGGAATTGCTTATAATGATGAAAAAATTTATCAGCTTAGTTTATTAAACAATATTTTAGGTGGTAGTATGAGCTCTAGACTTTTCCAAAATGTCAGGGAGCTAAAAGGACTTGCTTATTCTGTATATTCTTATCCTCTAGCTTTTCATGATACCGGTATATTAATTGTGTATGCCGGAGTTAGTCCTGAAAATATTGAACAAACTGGTGAAATAATTTGGGACAACCTAGAAGGTTTAGCAGGGCGAAGAGAAAATATGAATATTACTAGTAGAGAGCTTGAGAGAGCAAAAGCCCAGGTGAAGGGAAGTATTATTTTCAGTTTAGAGAGTACTAATTCTAGGATGATGAGACTTGGTTATTCAAAATTATTGAAGGGAAAAGTTTTTACGCCTGATGAAATTATTGAAAAAATTGATAAAATAAAACTTTCTGATCTAGAAAAATTAGCAGACCAATTATTTGTGCCAGGTAAATTATCGACTGCTTTAATTGGTCCGGTAAATAATGCTTACAATCCTGTAAAATAA
- the dut gene encoding dUTP diphosphatase has translation MEKYKMFIYKEESANDLPLPHYKTDGAAGMDLYAAVEKEGLTLKPGERILVPTGIKIQLESELEAQIRPRSGLAVNYGITLLNSPGTIDSDYRGEIKVIVINHGSEEFKIERGMRIAQLIVSKVIKPNIEIVEDEKELEKSVRGKGGFGHTGEKN, from the coding sequence ATGGAGAAGTACAAGATGTTTATTTATAAAGAGGAGAGCGCAAATGATCTGCCACTTCCTCATTATAAAACTGATGGTGCTGCAGGAATGGATTTATATGCAGCTGTTGAAAAAGAGGGGTTGACTTTGAAACCTGGAGAGAGAATTTTAGTTCCAACGGGCATAAAAATACAATTAGAATCGGAACTAGAAGCCCAAATTAGGCCAAGAAGCGGGTTGGCAGTTAATTACGGGATCACTCTTCTAAATAGCCCTGGTACGATAGATTCTGATTATAGAGGTGAAATAAAAGTCATTGTTATAAATCATGGTAGTGAAGAATTTAAAATTGAAAGAGGTATGAGAATTGCCCAACTGATTGTAAGTAAGGTTATTAAGCCTAATATCGAAATAGTAGAAGACGAAAAAGAATTAGAAAAAAGTGTTAGAGGAAAAGGTGGCTTTGGACATACTGGAGAAAAAAATTGA
- a CDS encoding YlmC/YmxH family sporulation protein, whose amino-acid sequence MKFDNLSKKEIINYKDGLKLGHLGEAELLIDHNTGKIKALILPEKKLSINKKNNHEIPWDSVVKVGVDMVIVDLNS is encoded by the coding sequence ATGAAATTTGATAATTTAAGTAAAAAAGAGATTATAAATTATAAAGATGGTTTAAAGCTTGGCCATCTTGGTGAAGCAGAGCTATTAATAGATCATAACACAGGTAAAATTAAAGCTCTGATTCTGCCAGAAAAAAAATTATCCATAAACAAAAAAAATAATCATGAAATTCCTTGGGATTCAGTAGTAAAGGTTGGTGTTGATATGGTTATAGTGGATTTAAATAGCTAA
- a CDS encoding general stress protein, which produces MNRTVVGIFASNEEAKSAVNSLRENGFGDNEISLIARDNRQQEGDQTTDAGASYDNQNLGDGTATGGVLGGLAGLLAGVGALVIPGIGPIIAAGPIAGVLTGAVAGGIAGGLIDYGIPEEQGQMYESRVREGDVLLLIETSEQKADDAERVLRQENADEVESYNQD; this is translated from the coding sequence ATGAACAGAACGGTTGTAGGAATATTTGCATCAAATGAAGAAGCTAAATCGGCTGTTAATAGTTTAAGGGAAAATGGTTTTGGTGATAATGAAATTTCACTTATAGCCAGAGATAATAGACAACAAGAGGGAGACCAAACAACTGATGCTGGTGCTAGTTATGATAATCAAAATTTAGGTGATGGCACAGCTACAGGAGGAGTGCTTGGAGGTCTTGCAGGTCTTCTTGCTGGAGTAGGAGCTCTAGTTATTCCTGGAATTGGTCCTATTATTGCTGCAGGTCCAATTGCTGGAGTTCTAACAGGCGCTGTCGCCGGTGGTATAGCTGGTGGTTTGATCGATTATGGAATTCCTGAAGAACAGGGCCAAATGTATGAATCAAGAGTTCGTGAAGGAGATGTTCTTCTTTTAATTGAAACAAGTGAGCAAAAAGCTGATGATGCTGAAAGAGTACTAAGACAAGAAAATGCAGATGAAGTAGAGTCTTATAACCAAGACTAA